The DNA sequence CATGTCCAAATTGAAACCTGATTTTGCTAATTGGAGTTCATTTTGCCTTCAGTTGGGTGCATCAACAATAAATAGCAGACATTCAAAATTAGACTTCATGAAAGTCATAATACAGTTTTAACAATTTAGCAATGCTGCCATCACGCTAACAACTCACTATAACTCTTGATTTATTACTAGTTGAAAAATTATAGGTGAATCCAAATGTTGTATACATTCTTGAATGTTTAAAAGACAAAAAAAGTCAAATACAGTTAAATTTGAAATGCAAATGTATCTTCAACCTAACAACCATATAAAACACTCATTAAAATTTGGTGTATAAGTAAACCATCGAAACAATACACTCAACATTCTTCTGATACCTGTAAAAATGAAGACTGCAATGGTTATTGTATCAGTGTCAATATCCATTATTTTACTATTACCTGGTGTTTTTTCAAGCCCCTTCAGTACTACTGGTGACATAAACTGGTGGTGCAATCAAACTCCACATTCTAAACAATGCAAATACCATATGAATCGATTTCCGAAACTCATTTCATCTGCTTCCAGACTAGACTTCTTAACAAAAGCTGAAGAAACAGCCTTACAAGAGGTCAGTTCTGCACTGCAATCTATCAAATCACTTGAGCCAAAGGTAGCCAGCAATGCCGAATTATCTGCATGGACAACCTGTTTGGTATTTTATGATCTCGCAGTTTATAGGCTCAACAAAACTCTTGATACAACCATATCAAGTACACCTGATGATATCCAAACATGGCTAAGTGCTGCTGCAACAAATATACGTACGTGCAATGACGGATTTTCTCATCTAAACGTGACCCATAATATCTACCCTCTTGTAATCTCAAACAATGTGACACAACTGATAAGAAACTGTTTGGCTGTCAACTATGTTAATACGCAAAACAGGGAAGATATGATACATGATGCGTTTTCTATGAATATTTCAAGAAAATACCCGAGCCTTTCGCTACGTGCAGATTGTGTGGTGGCTCAAGATGGCTCTGGAAATTACAGGACCATTTCCCAAGCTCTGTCCGCTTCAGCCCGACGAACACGCACGCATTTTGTCATTCATGTGAAACAGGGGATCTATAACGAAATCGTTACTGTTACACAACAAAACATTGTGTTGATTGGTGATGGTACAGATAAGACTGTTATTACTGGGAATAGAAGGCTGGAGGATGGTTTGACTCTCTACGCTTGTGCATCTTTCAGTAAGTTTACTTGAATTTTCTCTCTATTATACACGTTGACGGTAGTTTTCAAGTTCAGTCACAAGTTGATCCTCATAAAATTTGCTTAATGACATACATACTTGCTTGATTGTCAATTTCAGAGGTCACTGGTGACGGATTCAAGGCATTTTTAATAACCTTTCAGAACTCGGCTGGTGATACAGGTCAAGCCGTAGCAGTGGCATCCTCCTCTGATTGTTCCGTTTTCTATTACTGTGCTTTCAAAGGCTACCAAGACACTCTTTATGTCTCTTCTAATCGCCAATTCTACAAAAAATGCCAAATCGATGGCACCGTTGACTTCATTTTCGGAAACGCTGCAGCAGTCTTCCAGGACTGCACAATTTTTGTCCAAAAGCCCAAACCCGGTGGTGGCCTTGTAGTCACTGCCCAAGACCGAGACCATCCACACGACAACACCGGCATTACAATCCACAAATGTACATTGATGAGAGCTCCAGAACTCAGACCCTTTCCGCAGTACAAAGCTTTTTTGGGGAGGCCATGGAGTGACTTCGCTCGTACAGCGTATCTGCGGTCTTCAATGACCGATTTAGTGGACCCTGCTGGTTGGATGACATGGCAAGGAGCATCCCCGAGTAGATATCAAACAGTGGATTATGGGGAGTTCCAAAATTATGGAGCTGGTGCATCAACGGATAGGCGAGTGAAATGGGCTGGTTATCATGTTATACGTGATATCCGAACAGCTGCAGCTTATGATGTTACCAATTTGATTAATGGTAATTTATGGCTTCCGGCCACTGGAGTACCTTTTGATGCCGATGTTTGATTGTATTGCAGTACAATTTATACACAAGACTATATTTGTCGAATCCATTAAAGGTCTTAAAGTCCAGTCCTTTACATATACTTAATAATACAGCGAAGTCTTAAGTTACTATGCATGTAACAAAATGATGTGTAGCAAAGAAACTGCAGGTAATGTGCCATTGTGTTCTAAGAAATTTGTTCCATCTTATGTTTGTTTAAGTTGATCAAATTTTATGTCCAACATTTATTGTAGATGGTAGATTGAAGTGGTGGCATATCTTCCGAGTAAATGTTCGGCATATCTTCCGAGTAAATgtgaagataatataatagtatagGTAGATTTGTTACCTGTGAATATAATTGCTGCATTATGAACCATTCCTCTTCTTCCATTATGAAACTGTTGCATGTCTATGTTGCTCAATTCACTTCAACATGATCCACAATGTACACCTCGTTAATGCAAAGATGTCTGTGTATATCTTTTTTACCAACGTGCTTCAAGCGCGGTGGCCATCTTTGATGAGCAGTCAATCTCCTATGATAAAAAACCCGGTAGACTTCCACAGTGATAATCTCCTAAATTTATAAAAGGTTGTACCTTATAATATCACACCTTTTGTTATTTTGTTCCATAAATACCTCTACTTGCACTATCCCATAAGTGCACATAAACAATGGTTTTTAGCTAGTGTTACACGAAAAATGTTGCTTTATCTACAAAATTTTCCGTTTATTACAACACAGTGGAGAAAGCATTGCAGTACATTGAAGCTACCGTTGCTAATAACTGTTAGTGTTGCGCAGTATGCAACAGTAGAAGTTATAGCATTGCATTAGacattttttatttaataaatgctgACGCGGACAAAAAAGCTGAGGTGGCATGATGGACCCACTGTTGCTGACGTGGCATGCGAGTCCCACAAGGGGGCCAATTTTTGGTGACGTGGCACATGTGGGCCCACCCATGGGACTCACTGATGATGTGGCATGCTGACGGGGCATGCAGCCGTCAGCATGTTGTCGTGGCATGCTGGTGTGGCATcagtggggcccacaagtggggGCCCAAATGCTTACATGGCATGCTGACGTGGCACAAGTGGAGCCCATATGCTGACGTGACAGATGGTGTGGCACTATAAAGCGTTGCATTTGCTTTTTGGTATTGCAATAGGTTATTTAGGGCTGCCTTAGCTATTTTactattttcaaaatttattagtTATATTTatgttctaatttttttaaaattatttttaattgatccaaccgtacggatataATATGTTACTTaataattttagagatgtataatttttttaaaaaaattatattttatatcatgTTCTTTTATATTAGTCAAACCACGGTGCACACGGGTTCCCATTACTTAGTCTTGTCCCGGttggtgattctatttttttaaaatttttgttcaacgatccaaccgtacggataatgtaacctactaattttagagatgtgtaattttttttaaaaaaatagattttatatcgtatatttttataatagtcaaattacggtcaacatgGGTTCCTGTAGccaagtcttgtcccgagtggtgattttattttttttagaatttttgttcaacgatccaacgtacggatgatgttaccaactaattttagagatgtgtaaatatttttttttaaaaatgatgctACAAATCTCCATCAAAGTGAattttatatcgtgtgtttttataatagtcaaattatgGTCAAGACGGGTTTCTATTACCAATtcttgtcccgagtggtgattctattttttttttaaattcttgttcaacgatccaaccatacggatgatgttacctactaattttagagatgtgtaattttttttttaaaaaaattagactTTATATcttgtgtttttataatagtcaaattacggtcaacacggtTTCCTTGTAGATTCTTGTCCCGAAtggtttctatttttttaaaaattcttgTACGATCCAGATATACGAATAATTTTTATTTTGACATACATTTTACATTAGTTGTACAATTTtcttatattatttaaaattgtaaatatgtaataaaaaactgaaaaaataattaaatgaaattGAGACATAAATCTGCACACTTCCCCATGCCAAATATTTGGGCGGCTATTTTCTCCCTTAACAAAAATATCACTTTACTTTCCTTAAACTCACTCTTTCTCACTCCCTCCTTCTCTTTACTTAAACTGTAAATCTAGGTGGCCAAATATCTTTGCTTCGATTTTTTAAGATTGTTTGAAGGTTGTTCTTTGGATTCTCATTGGTGTTAAATTTTCGATTTGTAAATCTGGGATTCGATTGGTAAGTATGGGCTTCGATTTGTAAATCTAAGCTTCGTTTTGTAATCTGGGCAACGGATTGAATAATTTGAACTTGTTTTGAACTATTTGTTTTGAACTATTTGCAGATACTTTGGGGGCTTTATATTGGT is a window from the Apium graveolens cultivar Ventura chromosome 1, ASM990537v1, whole genome shotgun sequence genome containing:
- the LOC141720924 gene encoding pectinesterase-like; its protein translation is MKTAMVIVSVSISIILLLPGVFSSPFSTTGDINWWCNQTPHSKQCKYHMNRFPKLISSASRLDFLTKAEETALQEVSSALQSIKSLEPKVASNAELSAWTTCLVFYDLAVYRLNKTLDTTISSTPDDIQTWLSAAATNIRTCNDGFSHLNVTHNIYPLVISNNVTQLIRNCLAVNYVNTQNREDMIHDAFSMNISRKYPSLSLRADCVVAQDGSGNYRTISQALSASARRTRTHFVIHVKQGIYNEIVTVTQQNIVLIGDGTDKTVITGNRRLEDGLTLYACASFKVTGDGFKAFLITFQNSAGDTGQAVAVASSSDCSVFYYCAFKGYQDTLYVSSNRQFYKKCQIDGTVDFIFGNAAAVFQDCTIFVQKPKPGGGLVVTAQDRDHPHDNTGITIHKCTLMRAPELRPFPQYKAFLGRPWSDFARTAYLRSSMTDLVDPAGWMTWQGASPSRYQTVDYGEFQNYGAGASTDRRVKWAGYHVIRDIRTAAAYDVTNLINGNLWLPATGVPFDADV